In Sphingomonas sp. SORGH_AS_0950, the following are encoded in one genomic region:
- a CDS encoding integration host factor subunit alpha yields MTKTGTLTRADLAESLHQEVGLSRSDSAEVVEQILVEMCDALSRGENVKISGFGTFVLRDKGERIGRNPKTGIEVPIAPRRVLTFRASQMMRDRIVAAG; encoded by the coding sequence ATGACTAAAACCGGAACTTTGACCCGCGCCGATCTTGCCGAGTCGCTTCATCAGGAAGTGGGGCTCTCGCGCTCCGATTCCGCCGAAGTGGTCGAACAGATCCTCGTCGAGATGTGCGACGCCCTGTCGCGCGGCGAGAATGTCAAGATTTCCGGTTTTGGCACCTTCGTGCTGCGTGACAAGGGAGAGCGGATCGGCCGCAATCCCAAGACCGGGATCGAGGTGCCGATCGCACCCCGCCGCGTCCTGACCTTCCGCGCCAGCCAAATGATGCGCGATCGCATTGTCGCGGCGGGATAG
- a CDS encoding MerR family transcriptional regulator, translating into MSRRDRPERPSDGGKADGALRTIGEASRETGVAQHVLRYWEGRFPQLKPVQRAGNRRYYRPDDLTLIRRIDRLLNQQGYTVRGVQQLFEGEAKAKDDPATMLRAIRDSLAEGLAWDDRAER; encoded by the coding sequence TTGTCGCGGCGGGATAGACCCGAGCGTCCTTCCGACGGCGGAAAGGCCGATGGTGCCCTGCGCACCATCGGTGAGGCGTCGCGTGAGACCGGCGTGGCGCAGCATGTGCTGCGCTATTGGGAAGGCCGCTTCCCACAGCTCAAGCCGGTGCAGCGGGCGGGCAATCGCCGCTATTATCGCCCCGACGACCTGACGCTGATCCGCCGGATCGACCGGCTGCTCAACCAGCAGGGCTATACCGTGCGCGGCGTCCAGCAGCTGTTCGAGGGCGAGGCCAAGGCGAAGGACGATCCCGCGACGATGCTGCGTGCGATTCGCGACTCGCTGGCCGAGGGATTGGCCTGGGACGACCGGGCGGAGCGCTAG
- a CDS encoding peptide chain release factor 3 yields MTSPRRTFAIISHPDAGKTTLTEKLLYFGGAIHLAGEVKARGQNRRARSDWMKIEQQRGISVTSSVMTFEKDGVTFNLLDTPGHEDFSEDTYRTLTAVDSAVMVIDAARGIEAQTRKLFEVCRLRSVPIITFVNKVDREGRPPFELLDEIADILALDVAPMSWPVGMGGLFEGILDLTTGKVSRPEGDSRAFLGKVDDAPTLPAEIAEEVELAQAGYAAFDGEAYRNGDLTPVYFGSALKDFGVAELIDALSRHAPPPRPQPAEPAPVAPENKEVTGFVFKVQANMDPQHRDRIAFMRLCSGTFKRGMKLTPTGHGKPIAVHSPILFFAQNREVADEAFPGDIIGIPNHGTLRVGDTLSERADVRFTGLPNFAPEILRRVALKDPTKTKQLRKALDDMAEEGVTQVFYPEIGSNWIIGVVGQLQLDVLLSRLDAEYKVAAGLEPAPFDTARWITAEDPADLKAFMDLNRSAMAKDRDDNPVFLAKSAWEVGYVADRYPKVRFLATRER; encoded by the coding sequence ATGACTTCCCCCCGCCGTACCTTCGCGATCATCTCGCACCCTGACGCCGGCAAGACGACGCTGACCGAAAAGCTGCTCTATTTCGGCGGCGCGATCCATCTGGCGGGCGAGGTCAAGGCGCGGGGCCAGAATCGTCGCGCGCGGTCGGACTGGATGAAGATCGAGCAGCAGCGCGGCATCTCGGTCACGTCGTCGGTCATGACGTTCGAGAAGGACGGCGTGACCTTCAACCTGCTCGACACGCCGGGCCACGAGGATTTCTCGGAGGATACCTATCGCACGCTGACCGCGGTCGACTCGGCCGTGATGGTCATCGACGCGGCACGCGGTATCGAGGCGCAGACGCGCAAACTCTTCGAGGTGTGCCGCCTGCGCTCGGTGCCGATCATCACCTTCGTCAACAAGGTCGACCGCGAGGGCCGTCCGCCCTTCGAACTGCTCGACGAGATCGCCGACATCCTGGCGCTCGACGTCGCGCCGATGAGCTGGCCGGTCGGCATGGGCGGGCTGTTCGAGGGCATTCTCGACCTGACCACCGGCAAGGTCAGCCGTCCCGAGGGCGACAGCCGGGCGTTCCTGGGCAAGGTCGACGACGCGCCGACCCTGCCCGCCGAGATCGCCGAGGAGGTCGAACTCGCCCAGGCGGGCTATGCCGCATTCGATGGCGAAGCCTATCGCAACGGCGACCTGACGCCCGTGTATTTCGGATCGGCGCTGAAGGACTTCGGCGTCGCCGAGCTGATCGACGCGCTCAGCCGCCACGCGCCGCCGCCCCGGCCCCAGCCTGCCGAGCCCGCGCCCGTCGCGCCGGAGAATAAGGAAGTCACCGGCTTCGTCTTCAAGGTGCAGGCGAACATGGACCCGCAGCATCGCGACCGGATCGCGTTCATGCGGCTCTGCTCGGGCACCTTCAAGCGCGGCATGAAGCTGACCCCGACGGGCCATGGCAAGCCAATCGCGGTCCACTCGCCGATCCTGTTCTTCGCGCAGAATCGCGAAGTCGCGGACGAGGCGTTTCCGGGCGACATCATCGGCATCCCCAATCACGGCACGCTGCGCGTCGGGGACACGCTGTCGGAACGGGCAGACGTCCGCTTCACCGGCCTGCCCAATTTTGCGCCCGAAATCCTGCGCCGCGTCGCGCTGAAGGACCCGACCAAGACCAAGCAGCTTCGGAAAGCCCTGGACGACATGGCCGAGGAGGGGGTGACCCAGGTCTTCTATCCCGAGATCGGGTCGAACTGGATCATCGGCGTGGTCGGCCAGCTCCAGCTCGACGTGCTGCTGTCGCGGCTGGATGCGGAATATAAGGTCGCGGCCGGGCTGGAGCCCGCGCCGTTCGACACCGCGCGCTGGATCACCGCCGAGGACCCCGCCGACCTCAAGGCGTTCATGGACCTGAACCGCTCGGCCATGGCCAAGGATCGCGACGACAACCCCGTCTTCCTCGCCAAGAGCGCCTGGGAGGTCGGCTATGTCGCCGATCGCTATCCCAAGGTCCGTTTCCTCGCGACGCGTGAACGATAA